Genomic window (Syngnathus scovelli strain Florida chromosome 14, RoL_Ssco_1.2, whole genome shotgun sequence):
GTTCTTCTGCTGTGGCTTCATCACAGACTCTAGAAAGAATATGTACATGTCAGACTCTTGTGAATTCACACACAAAGTCCAGAATTCATTCACAAATGCAATTGTGTGGTGAAAAATATACAAAACTTCCAGTCTACAAAGTCACAATGTAATGTTATGACTTATTATCCCCTGCATGATTGTTAGGGGAATGTGAAAATCTCCATTGTTGAAACTTACCTGAGGTTTGCCATCTCTTCTACAATATAATTTATGAGAGCCTCCAAGTCGCTTTTAAGTCTCTTTTGAACTTCAAAGTCCAGTACTAGTTTTCCCAGAGCCTGTTTTAGTTCTTCCTCAGCTTCCTGGGTGGCAAAACATTCTGATGGGTATGAAGCCTTCATTATATCTATTCAGTTTATGACGTGTTGTACCTTGTGTTGTGTGATCATCTCTTCCCTCTCCCGCTGCATCAGGTTGATCCTTCGCTCCAGACAGAACCTTCGCTCCTCCAGTTTTTGTACTTCCTGTTTTAGGGGCTCCAGTTGTGCACTTAAGCTTGCTGCCTGCTCCTTGCTAACTCTCAAGGCCTTCTCTCCAAACTGCCTCCTTTTCAGCAGGGCTATAAGTCGGGGCTCGTACCAGCCCTCCAATTCCTGAAGGTTGACGCTGAGCCGGCGCTGGAGACGAGTAGAAGCTTGCCGGCATAGGGTGACATCGCTCATGGCTCTTGGTCTACACGGGTTCTTGGCCTGATCCCTCAAAGAGTTCAGATGATTTCGGTGGGACTCCTGGAGCTGAAGCAGCTCCTCTGTCAGACATTGGACTTGGGCCTTGAGCTCCTCCTGTGACAAGATGACTCAAAAATATTATCACTGTAAAATatgaattcaattaaaaaaaaattatcaagcTCAGTCAAGTTTCAGAATTTCATCaatacattttcaaatattGTGAATTACTTACATTTAAGTACCCACAAAGTGAAGACATTCTAGTTTCATGAAGGGAAAGTTACTCTTTGAATTTACAGCTTTTGACCATTAAACACAGTGTGCTTCTTCTCACTTAAActaaaatgtaaatataaatgGAAAAAATATCTTCCAAAGTTGCTAGTATGAATAAAACTTGAGGTTTAGTATAAAAATAATTATAGGATGTTATATACATACTGCACAcatgcaaaatcaaataatcatgGTAAAgcctgattaatattgcataaAATGCACTGCAGAATACAGAAATCTGACCTTTGTTAGAGCAGCTTGAGCCAGTTGGTACTTTTGCTCAGCCAGCATCACCTGGCTGCGGATACAGTCTCTGGCAGTGTTGAAGAGTTTCCTCTTCACCTGCTGCACTTCCTGAAACACATCCGCATGATCTATCTGAGCCAGGGTGATAAGTCTCCGCTTCTCCATCAGCTTTGCCCTCAGATCATCCACAATTCGCATCATGGGTTTCTGCAGAAACAGGAACATTTGTATCAACTCTTCTCTCCGTATCTCTAGATTGGACACTTGCTCGATGTAGTCCTCAAACATCTGTCCAACATTCTCCATATCTGGCTGGTCCAGATTTGAAATGTCGCTGTTCAAAATGCCATCATCAGTGCTTTGCATAATGTCTTCAACAAATTGAATGGGTGGCTCTTCAGTTGGTGCCTTGTCCTGATTGTCCATacccactggaaaaaaaaagaggattgATTAATGAGTCATTAATCAGATGAAAGAAATCACAATTGTAAAAGATTAGATTATAGTGTGCATTACTGACTGGAGCTACTTTGCATGACAAGTACAAAGAAAGCCAAAGCTAATGAGCTTACCATATAAGTGATGACTGTAAATAAATACGATTGATTAATTGGTCATTTTATCCTCAACCGATACTTACACAGTTTGAAGATGGCAGTTTCAAGAGACGGTAGGTTGAATTTGTTGGTGGTTTAAAAAATCTCCGGGTTGTGTTTATGTCGCTAGCAAAACAGAGGCCCACTTGGAGCGTATTAATAACAACTGGAGTCAGTGTGGTAACCCTATCCCTGGGTTAGGCTGAAGTCCGTCAGACCCCCACGGGGGATCAAAAATTGGTGTCAGTGCCACTTGCAGACTGCCATACTGTGTATGTATATCTgtatgacctttcaacaaagtgGGTTGTTTTCATAATTTGAGCAATAACGGTAAAGTCACTTGACTATCAAAAAGTTATTAGTGATTAAAATCCTGAATGAATATAGAGGCAATCCTTTCATGTGGCAGCCCACTGAAATACACTTCTTGCATAACAGTTTAGCCAAATAGCTTCATAGCAACCATGTGTGTTGCACAATTTACATGTGTTGCCCTATAAGGTCTGAAGCCCTAACCTTAAATAATCCTAACTACTCATCAAACCCAAGACTCTTGTCTTTAAACAATCACAATAATGATATAGGCATGCAATTAttttgacacattcacacatATCTCAGAAATAACTGCTTACTATATTCCACCAACTTGTCATGTAGTCATTAATAAATGAATCTGAATCATTACAGTTTGAAAAGTATTACTTTAGAATTTGTTTCCCCCTTTGGACCAATTGCCAACATGTGCCAATAATTCAAATACTCATATCAGTAAAAATAGCAGATTAATAAGAGGAAATTAAGTGTCGAATGTTTTTATGATTATTAATTAAAACGACCtccaaaaataatcattttgccATTCAGCTTATTACAGAACATCAAGATGTActgaaatattgaaaaaaatgaatatgtgGATATAAACAATTTAATGAAGGTCAAGTTCACCTGTAAACGTTATAGTATAATAGCAAATTCCACTTGAAAGTTTAATATTCCTTTTTTATAAGTGTGATTATTGCTTCTGTGACGATTTTACCTACTACTAGTTAGCGATGGTTTGTGTATTTCTTCCTATTGGCCTCTAGATGTCGTCCTTATGCAGACGGCAAAGCATAGCTGTATCTACACCTGAGCGAAACCCGGCCAGCCTTCTCCAGGTGGGCCGATACATGTTCACCCGAGCGCCACCTCTTTTAGCCATTTTCACTCCGCGACCCGGCGGGGCGTCATCAGACGGCTGACAGCTGGGATATAAAAACTTGAGCTGACCTCCGAACCAAGCGCGTCGACACTCGCATGCAGTGTAGCCTTCCAGACTCTTCAATGCCTTTTGCGGAAATGTCTCACCTGAAGTTTGCATGCTCGGGTCGCTGAAAAGTTTTGGACTCAAAGTGGAAAGCAAGGCTGCAAATGGAGAGGGGTTGAAGGAACATCAAACCATCCAAATCATCAAAGTTTATCAAGGTAAGCATTTTCTTTGGGTGACAGTTAGAATTTCAATTTCGCTGCGCCACATTGCAATGGAATTGATACACTAATTTAAAATCACcaaaaatgaattaaatcaCCCTTTCAATCGATTTTACCCTGCTCGCTCAGATGGTGACGCTCGAGTACCAAAGTGTAATGTGAGAAATTGATTCAGGTTAAGTCGAGGCaagtatgggaaaaaaaaagtaggtgTGGGACATTTGCTCAGCTTGGCCTTGAGGGATACCAAGTATAGGTAATTTAAGACCTGTCTCGCTTCTCTCAACCGCGGAGCTCATGACAATGAAGACTATTGTGTTGTTTCTCATCACTGGCTTGGCCTGAGCTCACACACTTGGCTTAATCCATTCAGtgacgtgcgtgtgcgtgtgtcagcGGTGCGAAGTAACGAAGTACAAATACTTACTGTGCAGAAGTAGATTTTTCAGGTAGCTGcatttgaatttttaatttttgttcccCACATTTAAAAAACAGAAATGTGATCATTTCTACTCCTTACTAGTCATGATACACTTGCCTCACTTTTGTCAACTTTTGAGACACACCTACATCGTTAAAGCAATgtaaacgagcaacaacaggggcAGCAGTAATACGGATGAACATGAACCATGGAGCGTTCATGATGACAACTGGGAAAAGCaagatacagtaatccctcgtttatcgtgggTAATTGGTTCAAAAAACCAcctgcgataagtgaaatccgcgaagtacagtcaccaacaagaagtactgggcaggctaacgagttagcggaaagatgctaattcgcgatcgtgccaaaacgcgaaaacggacttctaaaggaatgtaaacgaacatttggagcaatactacattgtcctaaaggttagacacatgtttcctcaatttagaagttttattttgacttttaaattgttttttaatttggaaaaaaaatccgcgatgtagtgaagcctcaATAAACAAaatgcgaagtagcgagggatcactgtattcccCACCATAGGTTGTACTTAAAGAACATTGTTGGCTACAAAAATTATTTGTGTTGAATGCGTTGTGTGTGATTGTGACAAGCTtgaagcctttttttattttcgtaGCTAATTTAGTATTTTCTGTTCACATTATTGGGAACATACTGTTTTATTAGCATAAAAGCCTTGTCCTTacgccaaaccaaaccaaaacagaacaaaaaagaACTAGTACCAACATATCAGGTCTCACTGGAAGGAAAAGTCTTTTTAGTTGGTGTACTTTAGGCTATAGGTGAGGCAGAGGCTGAGCCATTTGTTTAGAAAGGGTGTGTCGCATACTGGTGCTCCTTCTTCGCCAGCCTGCCATGCCGGGGCATGTATGTACGTACCCATGGAGATTACAGGTGAATTATGCAATCACCTCGGGCACAGCAGATGCGTCTGCTTGAAAGGGAGATATTCAGTAATAAGTGCGAGAGAAGACGGTAACACTGACGGGGCTGAAGACAGAAGAAGACAGAAACATGGTTCCTGCTGAGGTGAAGCTTTTTTATTTCTGTTTGACTTGGGTTTGGAGGCGTTTAGAAGAACTACAGGCTGTTAGTTACAGTAGGTAGACATGTGAGCATGTGTTTGTATGTAGATTAAGTGTGAGTGAGCGGAGGAGAAAACTCAAGACTGATGAGTGACAATGTTGATCAATAGGCTTAGCTGATGAGTAACTCAGCTTCTTATCACAAACAatatttggcatgcacaaacatgGCTAGTTTTACTTACTCAAGTTTGTGCTACCATGTTTTATAAATATATGAATTAATGAAATAATCTTCATTCGACTGTTAGACTGGCTCAATTTAGTTTTGAGAGCGTGTCGTACGGTACATGCGTATGCACCAACAACAATGACGAATTTGAGCTATTTTCAAGAAGAGCAGGAAAGGCATTCTCTGTAAATGATTCTAATCTTGTATCTTGCTGTGTGAGTGATGTGGGACTGAACACTTTATCCATTTCAATTTGACATTGCAGTGTACTAGACTGCAATTTTCAAATTGCACTGTTTCTTTTTAGTAACAGTTATTGTGAGGCAAAATCTAAATGAATAACTTTTGATCACAGAGAAAATATGTTACAGTTAATGTTAGTTTTCTTCAAATGACTCAGGCCTCCACTCTATCCATTGACTTGTTGCGGCATGTGTCTGGTCCATCGTGCTCAAGTGTATGAAGGGATGTAGAAGTTGAGGATACAGTCAGGTGGTGAAAGGGAGAAGGGAGTGGGCCAGTCAGACAGAGATGGTGGGAGGGTGCAAAGCAAATTTGGATGGAAGTGTTCCTCAGTGGGTAATTATCAATCTCTTAGGAATGCAGCCTGTTCTCGTAGCAGACATGCTGCTGCAAGGCTACAGTGGACTCATGGCATGACAAAATTTACTCAGCTCACTTCGGTAGCCTTTTTATGCTTTATTTACAGTATATCATTGTATTGAAGACTGCATTCTCTCTTTATCCCCTTTGCTTGAGACAAAAGTGACATCATATGACGTTGTCTGGAATCAATTTGCGGGAGACTGGAAATTCAAAAGTTCTCCTATCATTTGATATCTTAGTTAGTTCTTCAACTATATCTACTGATGACTTATGAGTAGCGCTTGTATTTTGCTGTAAAACCAACGAACCGTAGTTTAGACCATCGGTGGGCAATATATGGCACGCAGCCCACATACGGCCCATTACCTTGATAAATCTGGCCACATAGAATTTACATTCTAAGCAGTCCTGTAAGAATGTATGCATATATTAGCAATGTTTGGGGGTTTTTGGTATTAAAATTTATATATAGTGTTCAACCAAGTACCGTACCATCCTGTTAAGATGTCAAAAATGATGTGATtccataataatttaaaaaaaaaaaagtacccatACCTTGTCTAACTCTGTATCAGATGGGGCTGCGTGTCAGCTATCCAAGTTGTTGCATATTGATATTAATCTGTTTCTTCCATGTTATGAAAAACCCTGAACTTGAACAGAGActtcacaaaaaataaatatctttAGTTAGAAAGTAACTATTTACATAATATAACATCATCAATAAATGTAATTTGCTGACTGATGGTCAGTCAACAAGAAATGTCCACTCGGTAAACATGAAAGTGAACCCCAGATATAAACTTCacgacctctgaactgtgagacaGCTATAATAAGCAGGGATCCACCTGTATAGATTGTTGATGGGCATAATTGAAACTCTCCAAGTTGCACACTATTGTTGTATTTGTCATTCAATAAGTGTTTTCACAGTGTATACATACGTGAAGTTGAATCCTCACAACGATTGTATTCAAAGCAAAGTTGAACATCTGCATGAGTGGTGAAAGGAGACTGGAAACGATCCAAAACTAACTACTATTTAAGGACACTATTGTGGTTTCTAATGTGTTATTTCCCGCTTACAGACATCATCTAACCATATCCAGCTGATCACGGAACTGCTATGCAGGACCATGTGAGGCACCACAGCATGTAGATGTGAACGTTCTCATGGTTAAACTGAGTTTGTTGTAGTCCAAACAAAGATGGCTGCCGTTATGTTCTGCCATGCACTCTTGGCAGTGGTTCATCCACACAAATCAGTCTGCTAACCCCCCTCCCAAAATGGACCTTGCATTATTCACGTTTACCAAAGTTCAGTGAGAGATTTATCTTTTCACTCTCACTGTTGCTGTTAGAAGCCTAACCCTGATGCTAACCCGGATGTTTCAAATCTAATCTTTCGCTGCTGCCAACACGATTATGGAATGCGGATTTTGGGTACGAGTTGTAGAGTGCTACTTCAAAAAGAGGAATTCAGAAGAAGACTATCTAAACTTTACCCTTCACACACATTTTGACTAACAAGCTGGACAGTCAGTATAAACTCAACACAAATGCCAGGATAGAAAACTGCAACAAAAATAAGTAGCTTCAAAACTTTTTTCAACGCTAATGTGACCTTTGACTTATAGTACAactttattaattaattttgcGATCATGGGACCACACATAAAACAAATTTGGTATAGAAAGGCAATGATTCCCCAAAGCTCTCTATGTGCAACTTCCTCACTCATCAAACCTCCCACCAGGGgggtgcacacttatgcaaccacatGTTCTCACTTGTTTCCCCTCTTGAAAAGTAATAATTTCCAATTGAGTTGTACACATAATgttaatttttaattattgatcttatttttataactttacaaaaacctggcatttgaatGGGGTGCATCAACTTTTTAGATGTTCTGTATACTGCCACTGCATTGTTTCAGGGTCCGTACTGTGTCTCCTATCCAGAGTGATAGTCTAACGTCCATTATGAAGGATAAGTAAACAGCAGGTTGGAACGCATGACTAGCATGACTAGAAAAAACACAGGTTGTGTTTGTCTTGTATGAGGGAGGGATGCAGTATGATGCATGAATAATATTGTACTGCGGCTAAGTTTTCATGACAAAATGGGATATACGTACGTGTTACAATGCAGGAGTTTCTTGTAAAAGATCCTCTCGACAGTGAAGATTTTTAACATTTCGTCCGGCTTGCTTATGTAAACCTCTCCGCTAAGTGTACAATAAAAGGATCCTATCAATTTTGTGGGTTTGACAGTTTTATTCTTAGtgcgtgtttctttttttaaatgggttTGCAAGACTAATACTTGGGAGGCTTTTAAGTGTAACCGTGGAAATATCGTGAGTCAAGTCCTTGAGAGCGGACTGCTGGCTAAGTCACTGGGTGGTCCTTTCGCCACATCCTACTACAGAGGAACTTCTCTGGTTCCTCTTTGGAGCAAATAATCAGGGAGTTTGTGGCGCTCACATCGGCCCCTGGGCTGTAAACAAAGGAACCAGCCCCTGTCTCCATAGAGAGACGTCTGACTTTTTTCTTCCAATACACATGGACAGGTTTTCGTCATAGCTAAATGACTGTAATTCAAAGCCGCAGAAACACAGGGATCAGCGAAGCAAGGTTGGCCTGGTAATTTTGTCTCATCAAGATATATGCATTGTCTTTTTAAAGGCCTTTCTCTCGATGACTCACTCAAACTCGAAATGCTCTGGACAAGTTGAACTCGGCCATGTGAAACTAAGGCAACCCCCAAACAACCTAAGCGCTGCATGCATTGCTGTGTGCATATTTTATGTGGATCACCCTTTTACCGAGAGGCCAGACCCACATTTAACTTTTATGGCATTTAGAGGCATATTTTCTAGTTCCCATGAATTTCCCTCACTGACGTTTGGCAAGATGTGATTGCTAAAATGTTAATTTGCCCAAAATGTTCCTCATGTTGCATCCAAATGGGTTCTTCTGTTTATTCTGCATGTCTGCTTTGACAACCGGGGTTTATTTGGAAATGTTTTCTTTCAGTGTGATTCACGCTGAAGGACACAAGTATGCCCCCCACCGCACCCCCGTTATATTGTTCAGTTCAGTATGCTGAAATTAGTTTCGAGGGGGGGCTGGTTAGCATGCTTAACTGCATAGCATGAGCCAACAACATTGAGCAACTGATCTTGACAAATCAAGCCAAGATTTATGATTCTTTCTTACCCAACCTTTGTCAGATTTTACTTCCTCACTTATTTACTTGATCTTACTGCTGTCATTGTGGAAGCACATTCTTACTTTTATCCTGTGAGCGGGAGATAAATATCCAATAAAGTATGCGGCTGGAAGACGCCCAGTAAATGCTGCAGAGTCCCAGGAGGGAGTAGTAGTTAAATCCAGGTGAAGTGGAGGAGGATAAAGGATGGTGATGAGATCATGACCAAAGATGAAACGGCCGAGGTGATTTTAAATAACATGGAAACGTCCCTGATACGAACGTTGATGGACAACAGGGATTGTTTATTTTCCTGCTTTAAGCTTGGTTGTGTGTAATTGTGCCTGTGTGTAGTAGTGTGCGCTGTGTGTGCGCTGTGGGGTGCGGCTTTGTGAGTTATGACTCCATGTTGAGGAATGAAGGGAGCGGTGCCAGGTCTTTCTTTGCAAAACTGTGAAGTTTGGTTTAGAGGCTGGACAGGGGACCAAGTTTGGCTGCCGTGTGGCCGCCTCAGTGAGTCGTGCCCACAAAGTAGCACAAACACAACTCAGGCACACAAATGGACCCGAGGTTTCAAACTTGTTTATCGCTGATAATCCGTCAATGTCACTCTACTTTTGTTGCATATCCAGTGAATCTTTAAAACCTACCAACCAGACACTGAGGAATAACACGAGCATTGTTAACAAAcctattatttttgtgtgtgtgtccgttccAGGGCTCAAATCCAGCAAGTGGTGGGATGTCCAACCGCGACTCGCTGGGCTTTGGGGAGCTGATTCCCCACGATGTGGTTGAGATCTTTGCCCAAGAGAAGCATCATAAAAAGGGGAGGAAAAAGCGCAGTCGCTCCCTGGGCCGGGCCTTGGGCTGGCTAAAGGGCAAAAAAAGGAAGGATCTCGACTCTAATGGGCAGAACCCAGGTCTCGGCCCTGCGTTGGACTTGGCTTTGGATGGACACGTGGCTTCACATCACAGTGGGAACAAGGGACGACACAAGTCAGGAAGACAgactccgatccaaggaaacAGTCATGGTAAGAAGCCCTCGCGACCctgtagttttctttttttgctacaGCTGCAAGTTTTCTTCATGCATTTGACTTTTGCTGTAACAAAATAAAGTTAACAAAGTAGAATACAATTTGTTCTGAGACGTAAGCTGACTTTTTGTATATGCAAACAATACAAGATGACAATGGTGCAATGTAATTCATTTCGCAGATCTGTTTCACGTGAGTCATTTAAGTCACTCGagcgtcaaactcatttttgtcgcggcccACTTTGGGGTTACGGCTTCCGCCGGATTTAACCCAAATGTTTCATCATATTATTACATAATACACAACAAATTGATAGATCTTTGAAATCCAAAGTCAAGAAGAGTCATTTGCTGAACTGTTGATCAAGTTACTGCAATAACGGtaacccaaaaaaaacccctcaacattatttattatacatgacaatttaaaatgttttcacGGGCCAAATAAAATTATATGCTGGGCCGcaactggcccctgggccttgggtttgacatcaGCCCACTACAGTAGCAAAAAGGATACCAAGTATTTTCTGTTGACAATAAGTTCCTCCATGTAACTGGAGTAtattctatttttctttttctttttatatccCCTTGTTGAGGCTTTTCCTTCAACAGCAAACCACAGAAAAAGCAAAACTCTGCAAATACAGCCTTGACAGTTGTCCAATAACCATTCGATTGTAGTCAGCcatttttctgttgtttttAAGTCTCAAGTTCAAGATCAAGGATAAAATATACATTTGCAAGTTCTCCTTCACACCTTTCAAATTGGGCTGATGATTTGTTCATGTTCCGGTTATGTACCTCAGTCATGCAAAATTTAATAGCTACCTGTGCCAGTATTGGGAAATCATCACCAGTTAGTTTTGAATATCTTTGTATTGCGTCAAATAAGGAAACGGTTTTATGCACAAATATGACTTGATCTGAAATATTGTAATGAtacaaaataacacaaatgtCTTACCACAACATTTTCAATAGGTTGTTGCAAACCAGTGAAATGACTCGCTCCTTCGCCCCAGGCATACATGTTTGTTCACTGAAGTGCTGTTTGAGCAGACTAGCTTCCTGCTCACCTGCTAACCTTTAGGTTTGCTTTCTTTGCTCAATCCCATTTTGTGATACAATCACCGCCTTACCCGGTATTCGTGTTACACCGCCAAGTGTTGCTCTCAGACTCTGTGAATCAGGGCTTTTTCAGACGTGAGGGTACACTCACACTCTCGTATGAAGGCGGTCTAAAAACACAGACtttaaacagcaaaaaaaaagaaaaaaaaaattcacactcACCTGCAAAAAAGTGACTTTTCCCAGAGGTGTGTGCAGAAGTTCTTGTCTGAGCTTGCACATGCCGGCTCCACAACTCCAAACCAGTTTTCTTTTCATAGTCTGtgcattccgttttgtcaactgGAAAATGGCATACTTTCGTCTATGCTAAATTTAACATGGCCATTACTCAAACGTCTTTGTCACAGGtacaatcaaaaaagaaacatcaGGCACACGAGAGCAGTGCTTTTTGCAAATGAGGCGGCTCttgcaaaaaaacacaaaagtacTGCTTTGCTTTggactgttttttctttttttttttgttcatgttgTTCTGGCAGCAAGCACTCTTATTGTTTTGGATGATTACTTTCCAGACGAGAGAGAGTCTGTCTGTTATGCTCACTGCTACTTCTCAAAgtgtgaacccaaaacctagtaTGTTAGGTGTCAGGGGATTTCCGCAGAGCCCAAAATAATGTCAGCTCGCACAGATGTTTCACTTCCACAACTGTTAAATCAGAACACATGTCCAGACATAACTATTTGAATCCATAACGGAAACCTAGACGATGCGGCtcgttgttttattttctcaggCGTGTTATCTTTGTAAAAAGGTTGTTGATAGAGCTGTCGCATTAGTTCCTTTTAGTTTatatgtacctaatgaagtgtctgatGCGTGCAGACATTTGTTGCGCAACTTTTGCAGTCCATAGTGCCCCATGCGGTTCATTGCGACTGCAACAAAAAGCTCAGTTTTGTAAGAGAAAGTAAACTAAGCCGCTGATAAGAAGATATCGTTTTGCAAAGACAGCTTGTACGTTAACACGTAAGCAGGGCCATGTTTATTTCTGTCTGCACAATTTCCACATACGACATTgagaaatataatataatattaatataaataatattaatattaataatattaatataatattaataatatagtATAATTACtacataataacaataataataataataattacagtTTCATTTATGATCATTGCACCATGATGCCTCTGTGGAGTTCTGCAACCCTCAGCAATGAACAGTTTGTATACAAATGGTTCCTATTGGCAGCAAGCAATGCAAACTCCTCTCCTTGTGTTTTCTGTAAGTAACACATTTTAGGTGCAGGACCCGTTAGAGTGAAACACACTGGCTCAGAGAATTAGATCCCTCcactatga
Coding sequences:
- the LOC125980911 gene encoding syncoilin-like, producing the protein MDNQDKAPTEEPPIQFVEDIMQSTDDGILNSDISNLDQPDMENVGQMFEDYIEQVSNLEIRREELIQMFLFLQKPMMRIVDDLRAKLMEKRRLITLAQIDHADVFQEVQQVKRKLFNTARDCIRSQVMLAEQKYQLAQAALTKEELKAQVQCLTEELLQLQESHRNHLNSLRDQAKNPCRPRAMSDVTLCRQASTRLQRRLSVNLQELEGWYEPRLIALLKRRQFGEKALRVSKEQAASLSAQLEPLKQEVQKLEERRFCLERRINLMQREREEMITQHKEAEEELKQALGKLVLDFEVQKRLKSDLEALINYIVEEMANLRVCDEATAEEQPNDSTSRQSTSC